One window from the genome of Alkalihalobacillus sp. LMS6 encodes:
- a CDS encoding ABC transporter ATP-binding protein, whose product MFRVLSQLSWFFKQQKKRYIIAISLLLLVSIFELTPAFLIGRAIDTFQRGAMSTSYAISMIVLMIAVVAISYLLSYIWMRQLFGGALLLEKQLRSRFMKHLFQMDPPFYEQRKTGDLLARGTNDMKAISMTAGFGILTFIDAIVFLIIILVAMMILIDWRLTLAAVAPLPIIAISVTILGKMIHSRFSKAQAAFGDLNDRVLESVAGMRVIRAFRSERRDEAAFENKSRDVYNRYIQVARIESFFDPIVTVVVGLSYVIGLGYGAYLVFNQQVTLGQIVTFNLYLGMLIWPMFAIGQLVNIMQRGSASYERVNETLSVQKSVQNPSSSKSPTFPIQFRNYMFSYPGTTTNQLKNIDVTINKGTTLGIVGKTGSGKTTFIKQLINYYPCGDGQLSYGDYLAKDLSQQELRTIIGYVPQDHTLLSKSVKENITLAAKDASEQEVQQAIHLAAFDQDLAFLPDGLQTRVGENGVSLSGGQKQRISIARALITHPELLILDDSLSAVDAKTEARIVAAIQQERAQQTTIITSHRMSAVEHADEIIVMNNGEISERGTHQALLQQKGWYAEQVRTQTSPNNEVTL is encoded by the coding sequence ATGTTTCGAGTATTAAGCCAATTGAGCTGGTTTTTTAAACAACAGAAAAAGCGGTATATTATCGCAATTTCCTTACTTTTACTCGTGAGCATTTTTGAGTTAACGCCTGCTTTTTTGATTGGTAGAGCTATAGATACCTTTCAACGTGGGGCAATGTCGACAAGCTACGCCATTTCTATGATAGTTTTGATGATCGCCGTCGTTGCGATTAGCTATCTATTAAGCTACATTTGGATGCGGCAATTGTTTGGTGGTGCTCTTTTATTAGAGAAACAACTACGGTCTCGATTTATGAAGCATTTATTTCAAATGGACCCGCCTTTTTATGAACAACGTAAAACCGGTGATTTGTTAGCCCGCGGGACGAATGATATGAAGGCAATTTCCATGACGGCTGGGTTTGGTATTTTAACGTTCATTGATGCGATTGTGTTTTTAATTATCATACTCGTTGCCATGATGATCCTCATTGATTGGCGTCTGACGCTCGCAGCCGTAGCCCCGCTTCCGATTATCGCGATTAGCGTCACCATTCTTGGAAAAATGATTCATTCGAGATTTTCCAAAGCGCAAGCAGCATTTGGGGACTTGAATGATCGTGTGCTCGAATCCGTTGCTGGTATGCGTGTGATACGAGCATTTCGCAGCGAACGCCGGGATGAAGCAGCGTTTGAGAATAAAAGCCGCGACGTTTACAACCGTTATATTCAAGTCGCTCGAATTGAATCATTCTTTGATCCCATTGTGACAGTCGTCGTCGGATTAAGCTATGTGATCGGTCTCGGGTATGGCGCTTATCTCGTTTTCAACCAGCAAGTAACCCTCGGACAAATTGTCACGTTTAATCTTTATCTCGGCATGTTAATCTGGCCAATGTTTGCGATTGGTCAGCTCGTTAATATTATGCAGAGAGGTAGCGCTTCATACGAGCGAGTAAATGAGACCCTTTCTGTTCAAAAAAGTGTCCAAAATCCATCAAGCAGCAAGAGTCCAACATTTCCTATACAATTTCGTAACTATATGTTCTCCTATCCAGGAACAACGACAAACCAGTTGAAAAACATAGACGTAACAATTAACAAAGGCACAACTCTCGGCATCGTTGGAAAAACAGGGAGTGGAAAAACGACGTTCATTAAGCAGCTTATCAACTATTACCCATGCGGCGATGGTCAACTTTCTTACGGGGACTATTTAGCTAAAGATTTGAGTCAGCAAGAGCTGCGCACGATAATTGGGTACGTTCCACAAGATCATACTCTCTTATCAAAGTCTGTGAAAGAGAACATTACACTAGCAGCAAAAGATGCAAGTGAGCAAGAGGTGCAACAAGCGATTCATCTTGCAGCATTTGATCAAGATCTCGCTTTCTTACCTGACGGGCTTCAGACACGTGTAGGCGAAAACGGCGTTTCGTTATCTGGTGGTCAAAAACAACGAATTTCGATAGCTCGCGCCCTCATTACTCATCCCGAACTTCTCATATTGGATGACTCTTTATCAGCCGTTGATGCAAAAACTGAAGCGCGGATCGTCGCTGCTATTCAGCAGGAACGAGCCCAACAAACAACAATTATTACGAGCCACCGCATGTCTGCAGTTGAGCACGCCGATGAAATTATCGTCATGAACAATGGTGAAATCTCCGAGCGCGGTACCCACCAAGCGCTTTTACAGCAAAAGGGATGGTATGCCGAACAAGTTCGTACCCAGACGAGTCCTAACAATGAGGTGACGTTATGA